In the Blautia coccoides genome, CCGCTCTCCCAGTGTTTCCGGAGAAAAAGGGTTAGGAATCGGTCTGTACCTTGTGCGGGAAATTATAAAAAAACAGGCCGGCTATGTCAAAGTAAAAGCAGAGCCGGGTGTGGGGGCAGAGCTTTTTGTTTACTTGAGAAGGGATTAAGAATCTGTCAAAAATGTCATATTTGAGAAAGAGTGTGGAAAGGTTTCTCTGTTATATTATAAAGGAATCAAGAGAGCGGCTGTCCAAGAATGCCTTGGATCTAAGGGAAATATCCGGGGATACAGCAGCAGGCTGAACAGCCGCAAAAGGAGGACTTTTCATATGGAAATACTGGTTACAGAGGAACTGAGAAAATATTACCGGCTGGGAGATGCCACAGTCAGGGCGCTGGACGGAATCAACCTAATGGTGGAACAGGGTGAATTTATAGCCATTGTGGGCAGGTCAGGGAGCGGAAAATCCACGCTGCTCCATATGCTTGGCGGCCTGGATGTGCCTACATCGGGAAAAGTGATCGTGGACGGCAGGGATATATCGGGTATGACTAAGGATGAACTGACCATATTCAGACGCAGGAAAATAGGGTTTGTATTCCAGAATTATAATTTGCTCCCCCTGATGAATGTATATGAGAATATTATACTCCCCATTCAGCTCGATGGTTTAAAACCGGACAGGAAGTTTGTGGAACATATTATGGAGATGCTGGGCTTGACAGAGAAGAAGTTCGCCATGCCCAATCAGCTCTCCGGGGGACAGCAGCAGAGAGTGGCACTTGCCAGAGCATTGGCGGCAAAGCCTGCCATTATTTTGGCAGATGAACCCACCGGGAATCTGGACAGCAGTACCAGCCAGGATGTACTGGGACTGATCAAGGTGTCCAGTGAACAGTTAGGGCAGACTGTGGCCATGATCACCCATAATGAGGAGATCGCTCAGATGGCAGGCCGTATCATACGCCTTGAAGATGGTAGAATCTGCGGAGGTGATGCTGTATGATGAAGGTGAACAGTCGGAAAGTCATTACCTCTGTGGCAATGATCACTTACAGAGCCAATAAGAAACGGAATGCCCTCACCGTTTTTGCTGTTATCCT is a window encoding:
- a CDS encoding ABC transporter ATP-binding protein, giving the protein MEILVTEELRKYYRLGDATVRALDGINLMVEQGEFIAIVGRSGSGKSTLLHMLGGLDVPTSGKVIVDGRDISGMTKDELTIFRRRKIGFVFQNYNLLPLMNVYENIILPIQLDGLKPDRKFVEHIMEMLGLTEKKFAMPNQLSGGQQQRVALARALAAKPAIILADEPTGNLDSSTSQDVLGLIKVSSEQLGQTVAMITHNEEIAQMAGRIIRLEDGRICGGDAV